In Nyctibius grandis isolate bNycGra1 chromosome 6, bNycGra1.pri, whole genome shotgun sequence, a single genomic region encodes these proteins:
- the CDKN2AIP gene encoding CDKN2A-interacting protein isoform X1 gives MAAGKAAAEPLGRTAEEVAWAEMLRGACEPEHHWRHRREFLLRNVGERPAAGSAQLQRLVSLSMVWANHVFLGCRYPPQVMEKALEMAEGIQVTGAPVRTTRDELVAKVKKRGISSSNEGVEEPSKKRAVEKSKESKDTGKDLKITKAEAPKETESTLPKKQEKDTSKNPESSQSICSSNQEMVTASDIETGGKPANAENATEQNPSSSEKDSGEKPCSNPPKESQCENVQSPEKKTTVSAVPPAAKGAPQAAAVPPAAKGAPQAAAVVPPAAKSAPQAAAVVPPAAKSAPQAAAVVPPAAKSAPQAAAVPPAAKSSLQADAVAAVVPPAAKSSPQAEAMAAAVPPTTKNTPQAATVPLAAKSTPQTSAALLSSKTQTSAPASVSKSGAQAGTSLLLAPKSGAQAGTSLLLASKSTAKAGSSLLASKSSAEVAASLLAARSGTQQGSSLLTSKSSTQAAASLLATRGGAQQGPSSLASRGGAQAGASPLTSKGGTQAGSPQLASKSGSQAGASPAKALCKPLTSEDAKERQPFFNRLYKAVAWKLVAVGGFSPNVNHAELLNSSIQSVKATLDVAFVPLKELADLPQNKSSLENIVCELRCKSVYLGTGCGKSMENAKAVASREALKLFLKKKVIVKICKRKYKGSEIEDLVLLDEESKPSNLPPALRNPREIL, from the exons atgGCGGCGGGGAAGGCGGCGGCCGAGCCCCTGGGGCGCACGGCGGAGGAGGTGGCTTGGGCGGAGATGCTGCGCGGGGCCTGCGAGCCCGAGCACCACTGGCGGCACCGCCGGGAGTTCCTGCTGCGCAACGTCGGGGagcggccggcggcgggcagcgcccAGCTGCAGCGCCTGGTGTCCCTCTCCATGGTGTGGGCCAACCACGTCTTCCTGGGCTGCCG GTACCCGCCGCAGGTCATGGAGAAGGCGCTGGAAATGGCCGAAGGCATCCAAGTGACCGGCGCGCCTGTCCGCACCACGAGAGATGAACTGGTTGCCAAGGTGAAGAAAAGAGGCATATCAAGTAGCAATG AAGGGGTAGAGGAGCCCTCCAAGAAGCGAGCTGTTGAGAAAAGTAAAGAGTCTAAGGATACTGGAAAGGATCTGAAAATAACCAAGGCAGAAGCCCCAAAGGAAACAGAGAGCACATTGccaaaaaagcaggaaaaagataCTAGCAAAAATCCAGAAAGCTCCCAGTCAATTTGCAGTTCTAATCAAGAAATGGTCACAGCATCAGACAtagaaacaggaggaaaacctGCTAATGCTGAAAATGCTACTGAGCAAAATCCATCTTCATCTGAAAAAGACTCAGGAGAGAAGCCATGCTCAAATCCACCGAAGGAAAGCCAGTGTGAAAATGTGCAGTcacctgaaaagaaaactacagTAAGTGCAGTGCCGCCAGCTGCCAAGGGTGCCCCGCAGGCGGCGGCGGTGCCGCCAGCTGCCAAGGGTGCCCCGCAGGCGGCGGCGGTGGTGCCGCCAGCTGCCAAGAGTGCCCCGCAGGCGGCGGCGGTGGTGCCGCCAGCTGCCAAGAGTGCCCCGCAGGCGGCGGCGGTGGTGCCGCCAGCTGCCAAGAGTGCCCCGCAGGCGGCGGCGGTGCCGCCGGCTGCCAAGAGCAGCCTGCAGGCAGATGCAGTGGCAGCGGTGGTGCCACCGGCTGCCAAGAGCAGCCCGCAGGCAGAGGCAATGGCAGCGGCAGTGCCACCAACCACCAAGAACACCCCACAGGCAGCAACAGTGCCACTAGCTGCCAAGAGCACCCCACAAACAAGTGCTGCATTGCTGTCTTCCAAAACCCAAACGAGCGCCCCAGCGTCAGTATCCAAGAGCGGCGCTCAGGCGGGCACCTCGCTGCTGCTGGCCCCCAAAAGCGGCGCTCAGGCGGGCACCTCGCTGCTGCTGGCCTCCAAGAGCACTGCTAAGGCAGGCTCCTCGCTCCTGGCCTCCAAGAGCAGTGCCGAGGTGGCTGCCTCGTTGCTGGCCGCTCGGAGTGGCACTCAGCAGGGATCCTCACTGCTGACTTCCAAGAGCAGCACTCAGGCGGCTGCTTCGCTGCTGGCCACTCGGGGCGGCGCTCAGCAAGGTCCGTCATCACTGGCCTCCCGGGGTGGAGCCCAGGCAGGTGCTTCCCCGCTGACCTCCAAGGGTGGCACACAGGCAGGTTCACCACAGCTTGCCTCCAAGAGTGGCTCGCAGGCAGGTGCAAGCCCTGCTAAGGCTTTGTGCAAACCATTAACCAGCGAAGATGCAAAGGAAAGACAACCTTTTTTCAACAGACTATACAAAGCTGTAGCCTGGAAGCTGGTTGCTGTTGGAGGCTTCAGTCCTAACGTAAATCATGCAGAACTTCTGAACTCATCTATTCAGTCTGTAAAAGCTACGTTAGATGTTGCTTTTGTTCCCCTGAAGGAACTTGCAGACTTGCCTCAAAATAAGAGCTCTCTAGAAAATATAGTTTGTGAACTGAGGTGCAAGTCTGTCTACTTGGGTACCGGCTGCGGTAAAAGTATGGAAAACGCCAAAGCGGTTGCTTCAAGAGAAGCTTTGAAATTATTCCTCAAGAAGAAAGTTATTGTGAAGATAtgtaagagaaaatacaaaggtAGTGAAATTGAAGATTTGGTACTTCTGGATGAAGAATCAAAACCTTCGAATTTACCTCCAGCTTTAAGAAATCCTCGTGAGATCTTGTAG
- the CDKN2AIP gene encoding CDKN2A-interacting protein isoform X2, with product MAAGKAAAEPLGRTAEEVAWAEMLRGACEPEHHWRHRREFLLRNVGERPAAGSAQLQRLVSLSMVWANHVFLGCRYPPQVMEKALEMAEGIQVTGAPVRTTRDELVAKVKKRGISSSNEGVEEPSKKRAVEKSKESKDTGKDLKITKAEAPKETESTLPKKQEKDTSKNPESSQSICSSNQEMVTASDIETGGKPANAENATEQNPSSSEKDSGEKPCSNPPKESQCENVQSPEKKTTVSAVPPAAKGAPQAAAVPPAAKGAPQAAAVVPPAAKSAPQAAAVVPPAAKSAPQAAAVVPPAAKSAPQAAAVPPAAKSSLQADAVAAVVPPAAKSSPQAEAMAAAVPPTTKNTPQAATVPLAAKSTPQTSAALLSSKTQTSAPASVSKSGAQAGTSLLLAPKSGAQAGTSLLLASKSTAKAGSSLLASKSSAEVAASLLAARSGTQQGSSLLTSKSSTQAAASLLATRGGAQQGPSSLASKGGTQAGSPQLASKSGSQAGASPAKALCKPLTSEDAKERQPFFNRLYKAVAWKLVAVGGFSPNVNHAELLNSSIQSVKATLDVAFVPLKELADLPQNKSSLENIVCELRCKSVYLGTGCGKSMENAKAVASREALKLFLKKKVIVKICKRKYKGSEIEDLVLLDEESKPSNLPPALRNPREIL from the exons atgGCGGCGGGGAAGGCGGCGGCCGAGCCCCTGGGGCGCACGGCGGAGGAGGTGGCTTGGGCGGAGATGCTGCGCGGGGCCTGCGAGCCCGAGCACCACTGGCGGCACCGCCGGGAGTTCCTGCTGCGCAACGTCGGGGagcggccggcggcgggcagcgcccAGCTGCAGCGCCTGGTGTCCCTCTCCATGGTGTGGGCCAACCACGTCTTCCTGGGCTGCCG GTACCCGCCGCAGGTCATGGAGAAGGCGCTGGAAATGGCCGAAGGCATCCAAGTGACCGGCGCGCCTGTCCGCACCACGAGAGATGAACTGGTTGCCAAGGTGAAGAAAAGAGGCATATCAAGTAGCAATG AAGGGGTAGAGGAGCCCTCCAAGAAGCGAGCTGTTGAGAAAAGTAAAGAGTCTAAGGATACTGGAAAGGATCTGAAAATAACCAAGGCAGAAGCCCCAAAGGAAACAGAGAGCACATTGccaaaaaagcaggaaaaagataCTAGCAAAAATCCAGAAAGCTCCCAGTCAATTTGCAGTTCTAATCAAGAAATGGTCACAGCATCAGACAtagaaacaggaggaaaacctGCTAATGCTGAAAATGCTACTGAGCAAAATCCATCTTCATCTGAAAAAGACTCAGGAGAGAAGCCATGCTCAAATCCACCGAAGGAAAGCCAGTGTGAAAATGTGCAGTcacctgaaaagaaaactacagTAAGTGCAGTGCCGCCAGCTGCCAAGGGTGCCCCGCAGGCGGCGGCGGTGCCGCCAGCTGCCAAGGGTGCCCCGCAGGCGGCGGCGGTGGTGCCGCCAGCTGCCAAGAGTGCCCCGCAGGCGGCGGCGGTGGTGCCGCCAGCTGCCAAGAGTGCCCCGCAGGCGGCGGCGGTGGTGCCGCCAGCTGCCAAGAGTGCCCCGCAGGCGGCGGCGGTGCCGCCGGCTGCCAAGAGCAGCCTGCAGGCAGATGCAGTGGCAGCGGTGGTGCCACCGGCTGCCAAGAGCAGCCCGCAGGCAGAGGCAATGGCAGCGGCAGTGCCACCAACCACCAAGAACACCCCACAGGCAGCAACAGTGCCACTAGCTGCCAAGAGCACCCCACAAACAAGTGCTGCATTGCTGTCTTCCAAAACCCAAACGAGCGCCCCAGCGTCAGTATCCAAGAGCGGCGCTCAGGCGGGCACCTCGCTGCTGCTGGCCCCCAAAAGCGGCGCTCAGGCGGGCACCTCGCTGCTGCTGGCCTCCAAGAGCACTGCTAAGGCAGGCTCCTCGCTCCTGGCCTCCAAGAGCAGTGCCGAGGTGGCTGCCTCGTTGCTGGCCGCTCGGAGTGGCACTCAGCAGGGATCCTCACTGCTGACTTCCAAGAGCAGCACTCAGGCGGCTGCTTCGCTGCTGGCCACTCGGGGCGGCGCTCAGCAAGGTCCGTCATCACTGGC CTCCAAGGGTGGCACACAGGCAGGTTCACCACAGCTTGCCTCCAAGAGTGGCTCGCAGGCAGGTGCAAGCCCTGCTAAGGCTTTGTGCAAACCATTAACCAGCGAAGATGCAAAGGAAAGACAACCTTTTTTCAACAGACTATACAAAGCTGTAGCCTGGAAGCTGGTTGCTGTTGGAGGCTTCAGTCCTAACGTAAATCATGCAGAACTTCTGAACTCATCTATTCAGTCTGTAAAAGCTACGTTAGATGTTGCTTTTGTTCCCCTGAAGGAACTTGCAGACTTGCCTCAAAATAAGAGCTCTCTAGAAAATATAGTTTGTGAACTGAGGTGCAAGTCTGTCTACTTGGGTACCGGCTGCGGTAAAAGTATGGAAAACGCCAAAGCGGTTGCTTCAAGAGAAGCTTTGAAATTATTCCTCAAGAAGAAAGTTATTGTGAAGATAtgtaagagaaaatacaaaggtAGTGAAATTGAAGATTTGGTACTTCTGGATGAAGAATCAAAACCTTCGAATTTACCTCCAGCTTTAAGAAATCCTCGTGAGATCTTGTAG